The genomic segment CCATGGGATCGATAAGGTCGGCCACGGCCTCCGGGTCTGTGCCGAAAATGCTGGCCTGCTGGCCGTAGGGCGAGGCGATGACCGCCGCCGTGGCCTGGGTCACGTCCGTATAGGGCACCACGGGGATCACGGGGCCGAACTGCTCCACGTTGTGCAGGCGCATGCGCGCGGTGACGTCGGTCACCAGGGCGGGATAGTAGAGCGTGCGGTCGGCCTGGCCCCCGTGGGGATTGGCCACGCGCGCGCCCAGGGCCAGGGCTTCGTCCACCAGGCCGCGCAGCTCGTCCACCTTGCCGGGCACGGGCAGAGGCGTGATTTTGACGCCCGGCCTCCAGGGCGCGCCCATGGGCAGGGCGGCCACGGCCGCGCTGCAGCGGGCGAGGAATTCTTCCACCCGCGAGGCGTGCACATAAAATATCTTGAGCGCCGTGCAGCGTTGGCCGTTGAAGGTCAGCGCGCCGGTCACGGCCTCAGCCACGGTCAGCTCCATATCGGCGCAGGGCAGGACAATGGCCGCGTTTTTGGCGTCCAGGCCCAGCACGCAGCGCAGCCGGTGGGGCAGGGGGTGGTTGCGGCGCAGGGCGTCCGCCGCGCGGCTGGAGCCGATGAAGGCCAGCACGCTGATGCGCCCTGAGGACAAGGCCGGGATGGCCACCCGTCGGTCGCCGAACAGGATGTTGACCACGCCGGGAGGGAAGGCCTCGGCAAAGGCCTCCAGCAGCGGCGCGTAGAGCAGCTTGCCGATGCGCGGGGTCTTGACGATGACGGGGTTGCCCATGATCAGGGCGGGGATGAGGGTGGTGAAGGTTTCGTTGAGGGGGTAGTTGAAGGGCCCCATGCAGAGCACCGGGCCCAGGGGCGCACGGCGGATCTGGGCGTAGATGCCGTTCTCTATGACAAAGCGGGAGGAGGCCCGGTCCAGGTCTTTGAGGGCGTCCACCGTGGCGCGCAGGTAGGCCGTGGTGCGGTCGAATTCGGCCCGGCAGTCTTCCAGGGGCTTGCAGATCTCCCAGACCATGAGCCGCACCACCTGCTCGCGCACGGCTATCATGCGCCGGGCAAAGTCCTCCACATGGGCGATGCGGTCCTCCACCCGCATGGTGGGCCATACGCCCCGGCCATTGTCCCAGGCCCGCTCCACGGCGGCCACGGCCTCCAGGGATTCGGCCTCGGTAAGCACGGGGCAGCTGCCGATGGCGTAGGGCTCCCCGTCCACATAGAGGGGCGAGAGCACCTCCTGCACGGGCCCGCGCCACTCCCGCAGCTCGCCGCCGATGAGGTAGCGGCGTTCGTCCAGGCGCGGCTGGCGGCAACCTTCGGGAATGTCCCGGGCATCGGGGCTGCACTGATCCGGAAGCGCGGTCATGACCATAAGCCCTCCTGAAAAGGCGCAATGCGCCTTTTGTGAATTTTTTTTCAGGATACGAGGGGGGCGGGCCCGCGTCAACGTGCGGGGCCTGCCGGGGCCCACGTCCTGCGCGGCCACATCCACGGTGCGCTTGAGGGTCGTATTCGTACCAGGATTGCAGTATGTGCGCTCCCTGCGGAAGCGTTGCCATTTTGCTGCGATTTTTACATCACGCATATGTGCAAGTCAATTTTGGGCGCAAAAAATTCGTGCCATCGGTTTGTTCAGCGCGCCGCAAACGCGCCCCGCCCCTGCGCCGCGCTTGCCGCCCGAAGACGCATGGGCTATGGTTTTGCAACGCCCACGGGCGAAAAACAAGGCGGAGATATGACTGAGGGATGGATGAACGGAGCCTGCCCTTGCGGCAGCGGCAAAGCCCTGGACCAGTGCTGCGGCCCGTATCTGGAGGGTGCGGCCTGGCCGGAGGATGCGGAAAGCCTGATGCGCTCCCGCTACACGGCCTACGGCTGCGGTCGTTTTGACTGGCTGGTGGAAAGCACCCACCCGGACCACCGGGAGGGCGTGAGCGTGGAGGGGCTGGCCCAGTCCGCCGAGGGGGTGCGCTGGCTGCGCCTGGACGTGAAGGACGTGCGCACAAACGTGCCCTCCGAAGACAGCGCCCAGCCGCACGACGAAGTGGATTTTTACGCCTATTACGAGCTGGAGGGCGTGCCCCGGCAGCTGGCCGAGCGCAGCGCGTTCAGCCGCAAGGACGGCAAACTGTACTATGCGGGGGGCGTGTCCCTGCGGCCGGCCGGCTATCGCCGGGCAGAGGCCAAGGTGGGGCGCAACGATCCCTGCCCCTGCGGCAGCGGCAAAAAGTATAAAAAATGCTGCGGAGCGGCCGCCTCTTGAGCGCCGGGGCAACCTACCCGCGCAACCCCAGGCTGGCCGTGCGGCGCTTCTGCCTGATCTGCCAGGGCGACGCGCCTTCGGCCGTGCGCGCCTGCGCGGACGCGGCCTGCGCCCTGTGGCCTTGGCGGCTCTCTGAGGCCCCCAAGGAGCCGGAGGCCGCCCGCGCCGCCTTGCGGGCTGTGCGGCGGCAGTGCCTGGCCTGCGCCGGGAGCCGGGCCGAGGTGCGCACCTGCGCCGCGCGGGAGGCCTGCCCCCTGTGGCACTGGCGCTTCGGCGTGCGGCCGCAGACCTATAGGGCCGTGCGGCGGCGCTTTTTTGCTCCCAAACCCTTGCGGCTGCTGTGACCAGCCGGACGGCGCAGGGCCCCACGCCCGTTGCGCCGGAGGAGGTTGCCATGTCCCATCTGCTCGAATGGTCCAGGGCCTACGCCCATCGGCTCAACCCCGTGGACGCCGCGCCCCTGGCGGCCCGCGCGCCGGAGCTGGCCCGCCGTTTGGCCGTGGAGACCGCCGCCGGGCGGCTGCCTTTTCTGAATATGCCCTATCGGGCCGCCCTGGAAGCGGAGATGGCCCCCCTTTTGCCGCACATCAAAGGCTACCGGCACATGCTGCTGCTGGGCATCGGCGGTTCGGCCCTGGGCGCGCGCGCCATGCAGCAGGCCTTTGCCCCTGCTCAGGACGGCCCCGGCTGTCAGGGCCCCTGGCTTTGGATAGCCGACAACGTCTGCGCCGAGCGTTTCGAGGCCCTGCTGGGCGGCCTGCGGCCCGAGGAGACGGTGGTGGTCTGCGTGAGCAAATCCGGCGGGACCATTGAAACCGTATCCCAGTACCTGCTGGTGCGGGACTGGCTCAAGGCCTCCCTGGGCGACGCCTGGCGGGACCAGATGATCCTGGTTACGGACGCCCGCAAGGGCTATCTGCGGGAGGAAGCGCAAAAATACGCGCTGGCCTCTCTGGAGGTGCCGGACTACCTGGGCGGGCGCTATTCCGCCCTTTCGGCCGTGGGGCTGCTGCCCGCCGCCTTTCTGGGCATTGACTGGCAGGCCCTGCTGGACGGCGCTGCCGCCGTGGCCGCGCCCTTGCTGGAGCGGCCGGCAGACCTGGCGGCGCACCCTTCCTTTGCCCTGGCCTGCTGGGCCAAGGCCCTGGAAGACGCGGGCTACGACCAGCTCATCTTTTTTTGTTACATCCCCCAGTGGGCCGCCTATGGGGACTGGTTCGCCCAGCTCTGGGCCGAAAGCCTGGGCAAGGAGGGGCAGGGCAGCCAGCCCGTGCCCGCCACGGGCGTCACGGACCAGCACTCCATCAATCAGATGTTTCTGAACGGCCCGCGCAACAAGGCCTGCCTGTTCCTCACCTGCCGGGATCAGGCCCAGGGGCGCGCCTTCGGCATGGACGTGCCGGAAAAGTGGGCCTGGCTGCGGGCCAAGCCCTTCGGCAGCCTGCTGGAGGCCGAAGCCCTTGGCACGCGCATGGCCCTGGCCAAGAACGGCGTACCCCTGGTGCATGTGGAAATGCACGACAGCGGCCCCCGCGCCGCCGGTTCCCTTATGCTGCTGCTGGAGGCCGCCACCCTGTTCACCGGCTGGCTCATGGGCGTGAACCCCCTGGACCAGCCCGCCGTGGAGCTGGGCAAACGCCTGGCCAACGCCCGCCTGGGCGCGCCCGGCTACCCGGAGGAAGAAGCGGACCTGGCGGCCTATCTGGCCGTGCCCCGGCAGGAACAGGACTTCTGAGAAGGCCTGGCCGGAAGGAAGCGGGGGTCTCAGCAACGCAAGGCCCCCGCAAGGGAGCGCAGGGGAGCGGCGTGCCGTTGCTGCGCGCCTTTGCTGCGCGCCTTTGCACAGGCAGCCGCAGCGTTTGCCCCGCCCGCGCCGTGCGGCAAGGCCGCGTTTGCGCCGCGGCGGCGATCTGCGGCCCGCGCGGCGGCCGCAGCCTTGCCCCCGCGCCGTGCGGACGGACCGTTTCTGCCGCGATGGCCGGGCCAGCATACGCCTGCCCGCGTGCCGGGCTAACCGACAACCCCATAACCCCATGTTCAGACATAAAAAAACGGCAGCGCCAGAGGCGGAACAAGCAGGGGGCAAGGGCAACGCGCCCGCAGCAGATGCGGAAAGCGCCCTGCCGGGCTACGCCCGCACCCTTTCCTGGCTTTCGCTGGGCGTCATTCTGCTGACCAGCCTGGGGCTTTCGTTTTTCATTTCCAATTCGGCGCGGGAAACCCTGCTTACCCGGCAGCAGGAGTTTGCCCGGCTGCTGGGTGAGAATCTGAACAGCCAGATCTTCCGGCGCTTTGCCCTGCCCACCATTTTTGCCTACGGGCGCATTGCCCTGCGCCAGCCGGAGCAGTACGAGCGGCTGGACCAGGTGGTGCAGTCCGTCATCCACGGTCTGCCGGTGGAACGGCTGCGGATTTACGATTTTTCCCGCGTGGTGGCCTATTCCACCCGCAAGGAGGACGTGGGCCGGGCCGGGCTTTCGCCGCCCTATCTGGACGAGATCCTGCAAGGGGGCGCGCCGCGTTCGGAGATTCTCTCCACCATCCCGGCCTGGCAGGCCCCCTTCCGTCTGCCCCTGGAGGAGGGCACCTTTGTGCTGCGGGTGCTTTATCCCCTGCGGGGCGAGAGCCTGCGCCCCGGCGAAACCCCGC from the Desulfovibrio legallii genome contains:
- a CDS encoding aldehyde dehydrogenase family protein, whose protein sequence is MTALPDQCSPDARDIPEGCRQPRLDERRYLIGGELREWRGPVQEVLSPLYVDGEPYAIGSCPVLTEAESLEAVAAVERAWDNGRGVWPTMRVEDRIAHVEDFARRMIAVREQVVRLMVWEICKPLEDCRAEFDRTTAYLRATVDALKDLDRASSRFVIENGIYAQIRRAPLGPVLCMGPFNYPLNETFTTLIPALIMGNPVIVKTPRIGKLLYAPLLEAFAEAFPPGVVNILFGDRRVAIPALSSGRISVLAFIGSSRAADALRRNHPLPHRLRCVLGLDAKNAAIVLPCADMELTVAEAVTGALTFNGQRCTALKIFYVHASRVEEFLARCSAAVAALPMGAPWRPGVKITPLPVPGKVDELRGLVDEALALGARVANPHGGQADRTLYYPALVTDVTARMRLHNVEQFGPVIPVVPYTDVTQATAAVIASPYGQQASIFGTDPEAVADLIDPMVNQVCRVNINSQCQRGPDTFPFTGRKDSAEGTLSVSDALRAFSIRTLVAAKGSPRNKELLSDIVRRRRSHFLSTDFLF
- a CDS encoding YchJ family protein; the protein is MTEGWMNGACPCGSGKALDQCCGPYLEGAAWPEDAESLMRSRYTAYGCGRFDWLVESTHPDHREGVSVEGLAQSAEGVRWLRLDVKDVRTNVPSEDSAQPHDEVDFYAYYELEGVPRQLAERSAFSRKDGKLYYAGGVSLRPAGYRRAEAKVGRNDPCPCGSGKKYKKCCGAAAS
- a CDS encoding glucose-6-phosphate isomerase; translated protein: MSHLLEWSRAYAHRLNPVDAAPLAARAPELARRLAVETAAGRLPFLNMPYRAALEAEMAPLLPHIKGYRHMLLLGIGGSALGARAMQQAFAPAQDGPGCQGPWLWIADNVCAERFEALLGGLRPEETVVVCVSKSGGTIETVSQYLLVRDWLKASLGDAWRDQMILVTDARKGYLREEAQKYALASLEVPDYLGGRYSALSAVGLLPAAFLGIDWQALLDGAAAVAAPLLERPADLAAHPSFALACWAKALEDAGYDQLIFFCYIPQWAAYGDWFAQLWAESLGKEGQGSQPVPATGVTDQHSINQMFLNGPRNKACLFLTCRDQAQGRAFGMDVPEKWAWLRAKPFGSLLEAEALGTRMALAKNGVPLVHVEMHDSGPRAAGSLMLLLEAATLFTGWLMGVNPLDQPAVELGKRLANARLGAPGYPEEEADLAAYLAVPRQEQDF